Proteins found in one Halobaculum sp. MBLA0147 genomic segment:
- a CDS encoding PQQ-binding-like beta-propeller repeat protein: protein MPSDDDTTDGWRRRRLLGVGAAGAALGLAGCTDSLGDTDTGTAANQPSPSGSTVAPTSESDGSPSASLPSSLALRGPWPTPRADPANTGRVDAPGPRGTPSVRWRSAISLQTDTLAAVGPDGPVATRQDGLVVALDHDGAVRWRRRVVPETYAASVVASDGTVVTAGLDGRVVAHDRDGTERWHVSTPESLYPPHAGDATPLAVAGDDVLVAHPQGRVFAFGLADGTRRWETDVPRSPHRPAVVDGRAVLVCEGTDGRDEPTLLSLALADGRREWARTVPGPISVGPGTDGERVYTGSIHGRVAAHALVDGADLWAERLPERAWVSTIPTPFAGRVWVGTLDEGLFAVDADSVQARVGVESPLTPATDDELLYTAVTATGGTPVAGSGTVVAVDGSGDVRWRRRTTGFPNGHVHLDGDGVVVGTDAGVTTALAATDGEPRWRAVERPRRLPTPVVGPRALYVGDRSDHVSGMTLDRGLQHLWGTRFDGTPTDPVSTTVGVVAGGRDGGLAATPPSEVFEAPGRLTITPTPEPDATPEPHVDYPSPDPLWRRALDEPVHTVAAAPTHGPDDAGRLYLGTDSGVVAASPGGEVQWRQTLEGAVARPPAVDETGLYATTTAGRTVALDTTGTVRWRTAVGERPTTPALATGVGQVLVGSADGVVALATADGSQVWEGTDAPVVAAPAVARGEADGGESDEGELAVVADRPGSIEGLRLPAGTTEWRVDAGAPVHGSPAVADGVAYLGTRGGELLAVRVGDGTVQWRLSLGDWVDGAPVVGHGAVFVVDQSGSVSAVVGEK, encoded by the coding sequence ATGCCCTCCGACGACGACACGACCGACGGGTGGCGTCGGCGCCGCCTCCTGGGTGTCGGTGCCGCCGGCGCCGCGCTCGGGCTCGCCGGCTGTACAGACTCGCTCGGCGACACCGACACCGGGACGGCGGCGAACCAGCCCTCGCCGAGCGGCTCGACGGTGGCACCCACCTCCGAGAGCGACGGGTCTCCCTCGGCCTCGCTCCCCTCGTCGCTCGCTCTCCGAGGTCCCTGGCCGACGCCGCGCGCCGACCCCGCGAACACGGGTCGCGTGGACGCGCCCGGCCCGCGTGGGACGCCGTCCGTCCGGTGGCGTAGTGCGATCTCACTGCAGACGGACACCCTCGCGGCCGTCGGACCGGACGGGCCAGTGGCGACACGGCAGGACGGGCTCGTCGTCGCGCTCGACCACGACGGGGCGGTCCGGTGGCGACGGCGAGTGGTCCCGGAGACGTACGCCGCGTCCGTCGTCGCGAGCGACGGCACCGTCGTCACCGCGGGGCTCGACGGGAGGGTCGTCGCACACGACCGCGACGGGACCGAGCGGTGGCACGTGTCGACACCCGAGTCGCTGTACCCACCGCACGCCGGCGACGCGACGCCGCTGGCGGTCGCCGGCGACGACGTGCTCGTCGCCCACCCGCAGGGACGCGTGTTCGCGTTCGGGCTGGCCGACGGCACCCGTCGGTGGGAGACGGATGTCCCCCGTTCACCACACCGACCGGCGGTCGTCGACGGCCGCGCCGTCCTCGTCTGTGAGGGGACGGACGGCCGCGACGAGCCGACACTGCTGTCGCTGGCGCTCGCGGACGGGCGCCGCGAGTGGGCACGGACCGTCCCCGGTCCGATCTCCGTCGGCCCCGGCACAGACGGCGAGCGAGTCTACACCGGCAGCATCCACGGACGTGTGGCGGCACACGCACTCGTCGACGGCGCGGACCTGTGGGCCGAGCGACTCCCCGAACGGGCGTGGGTGAGCACGATTCCGACGCCGTTCGCGGGGCGCGTGTGGGTCGGGACGCTCGACGAGGGCCTGTTCGCGGTCGACGCCGACAGCGTGCAGGCTCGCGTCGGCGTCGAGAGTCCACTGACCCCGGCGACGGACGACGAACTGCTGTACACCGCCGTGACCGCGACGGGTGGGACGCCGGTCGCCGGCTCCGGGACCGTGGTCGCAGTCGACGGGTCGGGCGACGTGCGCTGGCGACGACGGACGACCGGCTTCCCCAACGGGCACGTCCACCTCGACGGCGACGGCGTCGTCGTCGGGACGGACGCCGGGGTCACGACCGCGCTCGCGGCGACGGACGGGGAGCCGCGCTGGCGCGCGGTCGAACGGCCGCGACGACTCCCGACACCCGTCGTCGGGCCCCGAGCCCTCTACGTGGGCGACCGCTCGGACCACGTCTCCGGGATGACGCTCGACCGGGGTCTCCAGCACCTCTGGGGGACCCGGTTCGACGGGACTCCGACGGACCCGGTGTCGACGACCGTCGGTGTCGTGGCCGGTGGCCGCGACGGCGGCCTCGCCGCGACGCCACCCTCGGAGGTGTTCGAGGCGCCGGGTCGACTCACTATCACCCCGACGCCGGAGCCGGACGCGACCCCGGAACCCCACGTCGACTACCCGTCGCCGGACCCACTCTGGCGGCGGGCACTGGACGAGCCGGTCCACACGGTCGCCGCCGCGCCGACCCACGGTCCGGACGACGCGGGACGGCTCTACCTCGGGACGGACTCGGGTGTCGTCGCCGCCTCGCCGGGTGGCGAGGTGCAGTGGCGGCAGACACTCGAGGGGGCGGTCGCGCGCCCACCGGCGGTCGACGAGACGGGACTGTACGCGACGACGACCGCCGGGCGGACCGTCGCACTCGACACGACGGGGACGGTGCGGTGGCGGACGGCGGTCGGCGAGCGCCCGACGACGCCCGCGCTCGCGACCGGGGTGGGACAGGTGCTCGTCGGGAGTGCCGACGGCGTGGTCGCGCTCGCGACCGCCGACGGGAGCCAGGTCTGGGAGGGGACCGACGCCCCGGTGGTCGCGGCGCCGGCAGTGGCACGGGGCGAGGCGGACGGCGGCGAGTCGGACGAGGGCGAACTGGCTGTCGTCGCAGACAGACCCGGCTCGATCGAGGGGCTCCGACTCCCGGCGGGAACGACCGAGTGGCGCGTCGACGCGGGCGCACCCGTCCACGGGTCCCCGGCAGTCGCCGACGGCGTGGCGTACCTCGGGACGCGTGGCGGCGAACTCCTCGCCGTCCGCGTCGGCGACGGGACGGTCCAGTGGCGACTGTCGCTGGGCGACTGGGTGGACGGCGCG